The stretch of DNA ACCTTCCGAGAGTTCGATTGGATGGTAGCTCCGTGCATAGGTCTGCCCGTCAGCAAGTTCCAGTTCTTCGTTGTACACCGGCTCCTGCCCAGCGATCAGCTCGTCGATCCGGTCGACGAACGCCTCGGAGTCAGCGAACGTGTCACTGACATCCGCCGCGAGTTGGGCACAGTCCGTGCCGCGAATCTCGTCGGGGGAACCCGGCAGGTCGAACAGCTCGAACATCTGTTCGTTGACAGCGACGACGTTACGTTGTTCGTCTTCGGCTAACACGCCGACCGGTAGTGTATCGAATAACGTCGACAGGAGCGCGTTTGTTTGTTCGAGTTCCCGCTCGTACTCCTTCTGTTCTGTAATCTCGCGGTCTGAGATGATGAGCGAGACCACGTCATCCTCCTCATCGCGGACAGGTCTGAAGACTCCCTCGACCGTGTATTGCTCACCTCCGGGCTGGACAAGGTCGGTCTCAAACTCCACGTATTCACCATCTGCCGCCCGCTCGATCCAGCCTTTCACGTCTTCCTGGAGGCTCTCCGAATAATTGAACCACGGCGTCTCCCAGAACGGTTCGCCCGTCACGTCCTCCCGTGTGGCGTCAACGTAGTTCATCGCCGTCTCGTTGATTTCGAGAACCGTCCCGTCCGTGTCGATCAGCCCGACGAGGATGTTCGGATCGTCGAAGATCGCTTGATAGCGGCGTTCCTTTTGCTTGAGTTCGTGCTCTCGCTCCTTGTACTCGGTAATCTCGCGAGCGATACCGATTACTTGGCGTGACTCACCACTGGATTCATTCTGGACAGAGACGGTATCCCGAATCCAGCGTACCTCACCCATCTCGGGTGTTGTCCGGTACTCTAATTGGCCGCCATCCCTCTCACCGTCGACCAGTTGTTGATAGAAATGCTGGAATTGGTCGCGGTCGTCTGGGTGTACCGCCTGCGCGAGATGGGCTTCCCACGTCGGCACCTCGTCTGCCGACAGCTCGAAAAACTCGTTGTAGGCCCCGTGTCGAACGACTTCGTCTGTGTTGCAGTCGATTTCGAAGATTACCGAGTTCGTGTGTTCGAGCGCGAGTTGCATCCGCTCGCGCGTGCGTTCGAGTGTGCGCTCGTGTGTCTTGCGCTCGGTGACATCCGCTGCGATACCGAGGACGGCCTGATCGTCGACATCGCTGAACTCGTACGGCTGTAATCGCGGTTCGAAGATGTGTGTCTCACCGTTTGGATCGGCAATCTCAACCTCGGGAACCCGCTGTGTCGCCTCGGCTTCAAGTACTTCGTCCAGATGTCGTCGAAATTGGTCAGCAGCTGACGCGTCAAGAACCTCCGCGATATTCGATCCTTCAATATCTTCAACAGTCGTGTCGTGGAACGTCGCGAGTGCTTCATTCGCCAGCAGGTAGTTCCCATCCTCGTCAACCACGTAGAGAAGATGTGGAAGGACATCGACGATCTCGCGCAACCGTTGCTCGCTTCGCTCGACTCGCTCCTGTGCCCGGTGGTGTTCGACAGCGTTTGTGATGCGGTTCGCAAGTACCGTGTACTGGTCGGTGCCGCCTTCCTTCTGGAGGTAGTCGGTCACGCCGGCGGAGATGGCATCGCTGGCAACCTCCTCTGATCCCTTGCCAGTGAAGAGGATGAACGGCAGTTCGGGATGGTGCTCCCGGACGGACTGGAGGAACTCAATCCCGTTCTGTCCGGGCATCTCATAATCCGATACCACACAGTCGAATTCGTTCTGTTCGAGTTCGTCTTTTCCATCACTTGCACTGGTGGCTGTTTCGACGGCAAACCGGTCGTCCTCACGTTCAAGGAAAGTAGCGGTCAGATCAGCGAAATCAGGTTCGTCGTCGACGTGAAGAACCTGAATGGAGTCTGGAGAGCTGTTGCTCATTACATACAGCGTGATTGAGACAACGAATAACGGTTGGGACGTGAGTATCGAGACTGAGTTCGCTCACCTGCATTTCACCCCCTGATTGCTCAACACCGTTGGAGTGGTCAATCAGGTGTCTATGACACGCTCGCGCACTAGGTGAATTGTAATGCCTACTGCGACGATAGCCGCAATCACGCCGATTGCCAGCGGTACCGGTTGGCTCGGGAACCATCCCCACTGCCAGTCGAAGAGAATGGAACCACCAAGAGCGATAACGACCATGATGAGTCCAACGAGCGTGCCGAGGCTTGAATCGCGGGTGGGGAGCATACAAAATACTACCAACCCACGGGATAAACAGCCTCTGCACGACTCCAAGACTTGGAACTGCGGGTTTCCCCTTATCAAACTGGGTGGAGAAAAGTGCATGGAACGAGTGAATGAGGACGTACGTGAGATTAGCGGGCTGCTGGCCGACGAGACCACCCAGCGAATTCTCATCGAAACAACCGATGAACCAATGTCCGCAGACGAACTGAGCGATGCATGTGGTGTGTCACCACAAACCGTGTACCGGCGACTAGAACGTCTACAGGAATATGATATGGTTACTGAAGCTGTCGAAATGGACGATGACGGCCATCACCACAAGGTGTATACTGCAACACTTGATCGAGTCACCATCAAGTTGACTTCGGATGGATTCAGGTTCGATTTATCCCTCCGTGAGCGTATGGCTGCTCGCTTTACGCAGTTCGTTAGTGAGGTGCGTGACCGATGAGTCTGCTCCAGTTGAGTCCGGCGATCCAGTCACAGATCGCATTCGTACTCACGGTCATATCGACGATTCTGGGACTTGCGGTTGGCTATCTCGCGCTGCGTGGCTACTGGCAGAGTCGGAACCGACCGATGTTGTTCATCGCTGTTGGGTTCTTCCTCGTGTTCTGGACGCCAGTGTTGCTTGTTATCGGGCCATATCTCACTCCCCTCGTTGGTTCCTTCGTGTACGGAATGTTGGGAGAAATCAGTCGCATTATCGGACTGCTCTCTATTCTGTACGGATTGCGGATGCCCTATCTACAGCGCAAATCGGAGTAGCTCCGCTTGGACACTGCGTTAGATCGTAGCGATGGGAATCGTATCCGGCTCGAACCGGATGAGAACGAGGATTCTGTGACCTAAACCCGGTAGTGAGCAGGTAGAGAGCAACATATCAGAAACCCGTTTGGCAAACTCCGTTTCAGGCACCTATGAACGAACACACGGTGCAAAACATCGGAAGTGGGGATTCTTGTCGCGTCCTCGGCGAGAGTCTCGCACTCGTCGAGGAGCGTGTGCCACTTGCTGCTGAAGGACATAGCGGTCTGTTTGCTGCTCCTCGCGATAAAGTGTGCTGACCCTTCACGTGGAGCGGCGCTTCAACGCTGTATGTGAGGGTGTCCCTCCTCTCAAAAACACTAACCTACCTCCCTTGCACCTCCACGTATGACCAACAACCCGTTCTGGGACGCGGCGGAGGACGCCCTCCGCGGTGAACGCGTCCGCGTCCACACGACCGACGGAACGTACACCGGTCTTCTCACCCTGTTTCACTATCAAGACCACGCGGTGTTGCTGAGGGACGTCACGACGCCCGACGGCGACGCGACACCGGCCACACTTGTCGAGAATCCCCGCACCATCGAACAGCAACCGGAGACGGCCAGCCGGGAGGTCGTCACCGTCGACGTGGACGCGATTGCATCACAGCCGTACAGCGTCCGCGAGTACGACTCCCCGGACTTCGCGGCGTTCGTGCGACAGGTGCGCCACGATGGTGGCCTCACGAATCTCCCGCTACTTCGCCCGCTCGATGGCGACCACGATGCAACGCATCAGGTGGTCTCCGGCCACCGACGCGTCGAGACGCTTCGCCGCGCCGGCATCGATGAACATCCCGTCGAGGTTGAGTCGTTCACCGACTGGGCGGCCACGAGACGGTTCATCGACGAACACTTCCCCGTCACCGACTCGGAGCGAGAGAGCTGCACGGACTCGAGGAGTGGGTGGTATCCACCAGAGCTGATGCAGGAATCGTATGAGCGGCTTCGAGAGGAGTGGGGGCGAGAGAAACTCCTCGGGCATCCGGCTATCAGGGCGAACGAGGCGATTCTCGAAGCGGCCGACGGCACGGCAGCGGACGTTCACGACGTGTTGACCGAGGCCAGCTCTGAAGAGGGTGGTGCGGATGAGTCCACCGAGGACAGTGATACACCCGAGATTGATGATGTGGTGGCGGACTTGGCGGCTGCTTCTGATGCCGGTGAAGAGCGGATCAGAGACGATGTGACGACGCTTCGAGAGCACGAGGTGCCGCTCGATGCGGTCAAGGGCGCTCTCCGTCGAAAATACGCTGGCGAGTAGATCGGCTCGACGAGCGCAACGAGAGCAGGAGAGGTCGCCTGCTGTTCATCGAAGCAATGTTTCGCCGTCGAGTTCCACCTCATCGTGTGCGATCGGATCACCGGTCTGCACGGCATCAAGCATCTCGTTCACCGCATCTGGCCTGTTCTCCTCGGAAACGTTCGCGATCACGTTGATTAACAGCCACGCCATCCCATCCACCTTGTCCTCCAAGTGGTACGCGCTTGACGAGACCGCGCCGCGACTCACGTCATCGAGTTGATCGGCCATCTCGGCGTGCGAGTCGATTCCGTGCAGGTAGCACGCCAGAATCTCCGACTCTCTGGTTCCGATCGGGCTGTTCTCGTCGATCAGCTCCGCCAACTCGTCGATGCTTCGCGTCGGTTGTTCCTCGATCTCCTGCGGGTCTTGTCCCTCGAGCAGCAGGTCGATGTCGCTTGCATCCAGTTCCCTTGCACGCCACGCAACGCGGGCGGCCTCGCCACTTTCGTCCACTTCATCGAAGACGGCGACGAACTCCTCCAACTCGGGATACAGCCACGAATCATTCAGTTTGGCGGCCCTGCTCCACACGCCGCGGGATTCGAGAAATCGCTTCGTTCGCCGTCGCCCGATGGGAATGAACCGTTCCTCGGGCGGTTCCTCGGCGTAGTAAACCGTCTGCTCGGTCACCTCCGCCTGCACTCGCTTGACCCTCTCTCGCTCCAACTCGGAGCAGAACGTCACCTCCCATCCCTCGCTCTCCGCCACCTCGACCGCCGCCTCCGGAGCGTCGTCTTCGACGGCCAAGAGGAACGGCTCGTCTGCGGCTTCCCAACATCGATACGTCTCCATCTCGTCGGCCTCGTCGGGGACGTCAGTCGCAACCAGCACGTGGTCGTGGTCTTTCTCGCTCGATACCTCGTTCAGCTCGAACTCTGTGAACACCTCCAACAAACAGTACGTTATCTGACAATAAATGTCATTTCGTGGTGGCGTGACGAGGGGTCAGACGACGATGGGATGTTTCGGAATCCCGGACGGTACGGTCCCCCGTCCATTTATTCGGCGTCGAAGCGGTCGGTGACCTGATCGGCAAACTCGCCCTCTTCCACGTCAAGGTAGCCGACCTGCCGTCCGTCAACATACACGTGGCCCTCGAAGTCGTACAGTTCGATCTCGCAATCTCCCAGCGTAAAGCAGACTCCCGGGGGGCGGCCCCACGACTCCTCGGTGGGGTACTCCGCGCTTCGCCACTCCACGTCCTCCACACATTTGTCTACCCAATCCTCGACGCGATCTGGCTCGTCGTGAGCGCACTCGATAAGCCACGCCACGGGCGGCGTATCGTCTGGCACATCCCGTGATGCGCGTTCCACGACCGAGTCGACGGCGAGCGCAAGCGAAGCCATCGCTTTCTGATGTGCTGTGTCCATATTCGTGGCTATCGTGGTGGGACTGATAAGAACACCGTCAGAACAGGCGACAGTCCCATGGCATCTCAAAACACCACCTACAGGGCTATCTGAACTTCTTGAGCGTGACCCTCAACATCGACGACCCATTCGACTTGGCTTCCTGAAACGATACGAGGCAACCGCGAGGAGGCGTGGCGACAGTTGGAGCGATCTTTCGACCGACCTGCCTCAAACGCGCGAAAAAGAAAGGGGGTTGGCAGTCAGTCGATGCGCTCGATCTCGTCAACGACGCCGAGCGTCTCGTACGGTGCCCTACCCTTCTCCTCGTCGTACTCCGGCTGGTGCGACACCGTTGCGTTTGTCCATCCAGACCGCTTCCGGTAGGCCGAGACCGGCACCGAGTGGTACACGGTGTCGATGCGCTTGGCGGTGTCCTCGTCGATGGCGACGGTGACTGTGACCTCGCGGTGATGCTTCGGTCTCACGTGCAGCATCACATCCGTGCATTCAACGACGCCATCGAACTCGATTCCGTTCTTCAACTCGACGCGAACTTCCTCTCCATCTTCCAACGACGCTAGCGTGTTAATGACATCTGGTACTGCCACTGCACTAGGTATTAGGCACTAGAGTGACATAACTCCGTTGTCTCGGAACCCGTCGATTTCACGGTTTTCGACGCCTGTACTCGACTCGACTCGTTTCTCGTCTCGTTTTATCGACTTGTTTTCGACACCTCAGGTACACGAGTACCGGCGTTTTCTCAGGTACCAAGGTACCAAGGTACCAAGGGTTTCGCCTAGAGTCAGTTTATGGAGAAGTCGGCCTGCCATTCGTCCTCGAAGTCCTCGTCCGCATCCTGCTCCCGTTTGGCGAGCGCGACTGAGATGGATCGCTCGATTCCGTCGATGTGCGAGTACTTCTCCAGCACCTCGTCTGGTTCGGCCTCGCCGCGCTTGATTTTGTCCAGCGCGTTTCGCACCTCGTTCACGTCCGGTTGTACGTCACGCATCCCTTTGAAAACCCGCTTTCCAGAGTCTGAAAGCCGGGATACTAATTTCCCGCCCGGGTGCATACCTGCGGGCGTGAACAGCGAGGACATCCGCCTGCTCCAGCAACTACTCGCCAACCGCCACGGTTCGCTAACGCTGGCGGAACTGTCAGCCCGCAACCGGGAGGATGAGACCACGCTTGCGGAGCACCTCGACGGTTTGCGAGAGAACGGTCTCGTGGCGACGCTTGGAGACTCGGGGAAGTACTACACGGTCACCGAGTGTGGGATACAGGTGTTGAAGCAGATCGGGCATTACGAGCAGATCGGCATCCTGCACGATATGTACTCGGCGGCGGAGACGGACGTGGAGGCTGGAGACCGGCCGCGGCCGGAGTGGCTGTAGCCGTGCCCGAAGACAAGGTGAGAAAGGTTGGTCTCGCTCTCCGTGTTGGTAGCAGTGCGAGCGTGGAGGAGGTGGCCGAGGAACACGAGGTAAGTGAGGCAGACGTCCGTGATGCGGTGGAGTGGGCTGCCGAACACCCTGCCGAGGTGCGGGAGATCATCGAGGAGCGTGCGGAGTCGCTCGCCGACTTGGAGCGGGAGTACCCCGGCGGGGTTGATCCGCCCCGGGAACAGTCCGCGGCGGATTATAGGGAGCGGCAACTGGAGGCGTTGGAAAGCGTTGTCAGGCGGTTCAGTTAGACAGCATCTCGTCCACCCACTCCTCGAAGTCGCCGCCTCTCACCACACGTCCGTCTAGATCCTCGACCGCCCCGTCCCGTCTGTGCCACCGTTTCTCTCGGTAGTCGCGCTCGTCCATACCCGAATCTCTCCTACTATCGACTTGAAAATGTACTTTGGAAAGACAGAAAGTCTGCTACTCGATGCCCAATAGTTCGTCTGCGTTCCTCCAGTCAGTAATGTCACCCCACCTGTCAACCGCCTCATCGACTGGAACCTCGTCAGTCCAGTCAAATTCGAGATCATCGACGTTGGTTTTCATAACGCCGACGCGGACGCTCCACTCCCGCTCGTCGTCGCAGCGGAAGTCGTACGCGAAACTGGCCAATCGTGCCTCGTACTCCTCCTCCGTCATAATCTCGTAACTGCTGGCGAACGCGGCCTCGATCTCGTCCTCGTAGTCGCGGTAAGGGCAGTGAGGGGAGCGTGCGCCGACGGCGACGAGCAGGCCGGCGAGACCCGGCGGATGCGGGCTGTTGCCGGTGCGGCTTTCCAGTCGCTCAATGATGTCGTGGACGTGGTTGAGCACGATGCGGGGGTAGCCATCTAGTTGACGCCAAACCAACTCCTCGCCGTCATCGTCTGCAAATCGCATCTTTGCCTTGGTTCCCATTCTCTGCAGTTGATGTTTAGAGGGGGTCTCAGAAAAGGGAACTGTCTCGGGGTGTACCGATTGAATTCAAAGTTTGAAGTGGGTGGTGTGGTGGTGTATTAGTCGGATTGACGAGGTGTTTAAAAGTATCAGAATCCTAATATTAGGTGATGGCAGGTGATACAACCGAGCCAGATGAGAAGGTGCAAACGACGGTCTACATCACCCGCGAGCAGCGGGAATGGCTTGACCGGCACGACGTGTTGACGCTCTCCAGCATCGTGCGCAAGCAGATTGACGAGCTGATGGATGCGGATGGAATCGTCGCCACGGTTGATGCCGACGAATTCGAGTTCGACACCGAGTCCTCACACACCAATGCGGAGGAGTCGTCGTGATTCGCAGGCTGGTTCTCTCTTTGCTGCTGTGGCTGGCGGGCACGGCGGTGTTGGCCGTCTCACTTGCCCCGGGTGTTGTCTCACCCGCACTAGTGTTTGCGGGAATGCAGTTGTTGCCGCCTCCAAGCGATCTCGTCGTGGGGAAGTGAAGAATGAAGGACGCGAGGAAACGAAAGACGTGAGCAGCGTCGGTGGCACCCTCCCAAAGGAGCCAGCCTTGCTACGCCCCGGTTCGCCGGGACGCACCTCATACTCGGGGTTGATTTGTATTAAACGCCGGCGTGCAGCCGGCTGCAGAAGGTCAACAAAAAAGTCACTTGTCGTTGGCCAGCTCGTAGAGTCCGGTGTTGACCTTCTCCACGAGACCGGCCAGTCGCAGCTCCTTCAGATGGTGCTGGACGGCGTGCTTGCTGTCGATGCTGGTGTTCTCCTTGATGTGGTTCGGCGTCGCTCGGCCTTCTCGAAGGACTTCGATCACTTCTTCCTGAGTCGGAGTGGGTTGCTGTTCCGCACTCATCTACGTGTAGTGATACGTTATAGTGCTACTTAGTAGTTCTGAGTGTTGGATTCTCGCAGCTTCTACCACCTACTTAGTACGTTTGCTTAACCTTGTGGTGCTACCCCGTAACCCTTTTATGTCAAACCAGGTAAGTATGAGGTGAAGTCAGAAAGAGAACACGAGCGAGGTGACACTAAATGGGACTTGGAAGTTCGGAGGTGAATCAGACTCAAACAACGATGGAATGAGCCAAGGAGCGCGGTAGTATCGGCACGCCGCCCCGGGATGCAGCCGAAGTCTGCACCTGACCGGGGCGAACCGGCCGAGAACAGCCCTCGTCTCTCCCGATTTCGGGTGTTTCGAGGGTGAACGGACTACAAGGGCCGTGAAACACGCGCTGGACGGCACTCAGTTCCCGTCTGGCCCCGGAAGGGGAAGCAAGCCCGGGAACGCGCGTGGGCAAGGTGTAACCACTCACCGAACCCACGTGCGCACTATGTTGGTTTACTCAGCCCGCGTGCCCGCAAGGCCGCGCGGGTAGGCAGGTCTGGTGACCCCGCCCTCGTGGTGGGACAGGCGTTCGATTCCCTGTCTGCCCCTGCTGGTTCTGGAGGTGATTTTCGACGTTCTGCGACACTAACTACCATTCAACTATGTCCGACAGCATTCACTCCACGGACAGTATCGACACCGAAGAAACACCTGACGAGATCGCGGCGCACAGCGAGGATGGAACCACGATCTACGTCGCCGCCACGGACTACGGCTACTCGTCGCAGAACAGCGACTACCCGACACCGGACAACCCGTGTCCAGCCGCGTACATCGACGAGACGCGGCACGGCGGTTACGTTGTCTGCATCGGCGTGTACGAAGGGCAGTACAAGTGGGACATCACGGACGACATCGCGCACTACGACGAGTTCGATGTCGCGCTTGACCGGGTGGCCGACGAACTTGCCGACGGCTGAACTCACGACCGCCTTCACTTTCCACCGCGTGAACGTTGACTCGCCTCACAGGCGGGGCGCGGCCTCACGAGTCAGATGCTTCTGCGGCGACTCTGGAGGTGATACAACCGATTCTCAAACTATGTCCGACAACAGCAATTCCGACACGGATAGCACAGACACGAAGACACTCGTCATCGATGCAGACGAGCTGGCGCGAGCGCACGTGAAGAATATGCGTCAGCGCGAAGACCGCGACGTGAAGATGATGGTGCGGTGGAAGATGGAATGGGAGGGCGAGCAGCACGCGAAGATCGACTGGTACGACACCAGCCTGTACACGAAGTCGCACCGCCGCGCGAAACCCCGCGCCTTCCTCGACAGCAGCGTCAATCCCGTCAACGCGCCGGACGAGAACGAGGTTGTCCGCCGGTACGCCGAGGAGCACGGCATCGAGTACAACGATCTGATGGAGATTTGGAAGAAGGCGGATGAAGAGGAGATTCGGGAGTGGATCGACGAGTGTTGGGAGGTGTATGAAGACGGCGTTCGCGGCGCTATCGTTGAGGACGAGGAGAGACTGCGCAGGTGGAATCGGCGGTTGGAGGATGTTGACGAGGTTCGCTTCGAGTAGAGTTCAACTTCCCCCACGGCCAACCGCGTTGACCGGCCCTCACTCGCATCGAAGCGGGGACGCGGTCTCAGTTGCTCAGGAGGTGATATCGACGCTCGACAGACGGCAAACCGATTCAACACAGTTCCAACTATGACACGACAATACACCGACATCGAGTCAGCATCGATCACGACAGACGCAGAGCCATCACGCGATCTCGCCGACTTCGCGAAGACGCAAAACATCAGCGACGCCGAGACAGTCATCGAGGTGGGAGACGGGGATGAGGCTTACTGCATCATCTCGGTCTACGGCGGCGAGTCATCCGCAGTCGTGCTGTACGACTACGTTGCCGGTGCCGGCGTTGGGGATGTGGCGTACTGCGCTGATGTGGGCGAGGTTTACGAGGGCCTACAGCGGCTCCTGAACCACGACGAAACGGCGACGGTAGAAGAGGACATCACGGGGTTGCTCGACTAACTCACGACCCCTTTCCTCGCGGCCAACCGCGCGAACGTTCTTGACTCGGGTGCAAGACCCGGGGCGCGGCCTCACGAGTCAGATGCCTGCCGACGATCTGGAGGTGATACTACTATCGACAAACTATGTCCGACAACAACATCGACATCGAGAGCGAGAACAGCATCCAACCGACGCTGCTCGAAGAAGGCGACGAGATTTGCATCGAGAGCATACCCACCGACGAGGAAGTCGTGACGACGGTGAGCAGCGTTGAACACGCCCGCGACGAGCAGAAGCTCACTACCGTCCACCTCGAAGATATCGACCGGCGGCTGTTCCACGATGATGAGTGGCGGTGCGAACACGTCGAGTGCCGCGTTCGGCGCACCGGTCTGCCAACCACTGAGGAAATCATCGAATCCCTGAAGAGCAGCGAGCGACAGCCGGATGAAGCCGACGAGTACGTCGCCATCGAGGGCGACATAGAAGCCTATCACGAGGCCGCCGACGGCCGCGTGATTCTGCGCTACGTCCTGCAGATGGGTTGGGATATGGACGGCTCCCACGAGGGCGAGATGCTCGCCGACGAGGAGGTGCAGGAGATGACGCCCCACGACGTGACCGGCGATTGAGAATCACGACCGCTTTCTCACAGGCCAGCCGCGCTCGGCGCCACCCTTGCGGGTGCGGCGGTTCGACTCCGCCGGCGGCCCTCGACTTGGATGTCAGTAGGCGACTGGAGGTGATCCAATCAATCCACTGTAAAAATATGTCCGATAACACATCTGATTCCGATCCGGACAGTATCGACATAGAAGCCATCGAAGACGGCGATGTGCTGCACATCGAGAACAAGGTTGGCGACGAGGAGGAAATGTTGCAAGTGGAGTACTGCGGGCACGAGATGGTTTGGCTGGAGAACGACAAGCGGCTGTTCCACGAGAACAGGAGTGAGAAGTGGACGTACGAAGGCATCGCCGCGAAAGTGACTCGGGTACACGGGGGGAGCGAAAGCCCGGAGAGCGACTTGACCGACGATGGCTGCGACACGCCGTCGGATAGCAGATGACGATAGAGTACCTGTGCCCGCAGTGCTTCACCCGAGCCGTCACGGCAGACGTTCATCAGTACGAGTGCGAGGCCTGCGGCCAGTCGTGGGACAGTCTCCGAGAGTTGGCGGAGACCAAACCGAAGACCGAGATGGAACAGCAGACCTTGGCCTCGGTAGCCAGTCCGGGAGATGCTGAATGACCTTCGAGGAGACGTGGATCGCAGGGAGCGACGAGGACAGGTTGATCGTGAAGACGAACCCACGACATCAGGACGTGCATCTATATGAGTTCCATCGCAGAGGAGAGGCTTGGGTGCCAAGCGGTGTTGTGACGGGACACGTCATCGAGTACGCGCGAAACAACGTTGAGGAACCCGTTTTGAATCGCCGTCTCGGCGATGGTCAGCTCCAGCTCTCGGACTTCTTGGAGAGCGTCGAGAGCCGATCCGAGGTCATCGCCGTCGGCTGAAGGCGGAGACCAATTCTATTTCAGACAATACAGATTACCGCGCCATACAGCGTTTTTCTAGCGGGGTATCAGACATTGCACTTTTCTGACCGACGGCCCAAGTATGACGTGTAGTCGTGGCAGAGACAGAA from Haloarcula litorea encodes:
- a CDS encoding ParB N-terminal domain-containing protein, which codes for MTNNPFWDAAEDALRGERVRVHTTDGTYTGLLTLFHYQDHAVLLRDVTTPDGDATPATLVENPRTIEQQPETASREVVTVDVDAIASQPYSVREYDSPDFAAFVRQVRHDGGLTNLPLLRPLDGDHDATHQVVSGHRRVETLRRAGIDEHPVEVESFTDWAATRRFIDEHFPVTDSERESCTDSRSGWYPPELMQESYERLREEWGREKLLGHPAIRANEAILEAADGTAADVHDVLTEASSEEGGADESTEDSDTPEIDDVVADLAAASDAGEERIRDDVTTLREHEVPLDAVKGALRRKYAGE
- a CDS encoding multidrug transporter, producing the protein MLPTRDSSLGTLVGLIMVVIALGGSILFDWQWGWFPSQPVPLAIGVIAAIVAVGITIHLVRERVIDT
- a CDS encoding ArsR/SmtB family transcription factor; the protein is MERVNEDVREISGLLADETTQRILIETTDEPMSADELSDACGVSPQTVYRRLERLQEYDMVTEAVEMDDDGHHHKVYTATLDRVTIKLTSDGFRFDLSLRERMAARFTQFVSEVRDR
- a CDS encoding winged helix-turn-helix domain-containing protein; this encodes MSAEQQPTPTQEEVIEVLREGRATPNHIKENTSIDSKHAVQHHLKELRLAGLVEKVNTGLYELANDK
- a CDS encoding DUF7521 family protein; this encodes MSLLQLSPAIQSQIAFVLTVISTILGLAVGYLALRGYWQSRNRPMLFIAVGFFLVFWTPVLLVIGPYLTPLVGSFVYGMLGEISRIIGLLSILYGLRMPYLQRKSE
- a CDS encoding PAS domain S-box protein, whose amino-acid sequence is MSNSSPDSIQVLHVDDEPDFADLTATFLEREDDRFAVETATSASDGKDELEQNEFDCVVSDYEMPGQNGIEFLQSVREHHPELPFILFTGKGSEEVASDAISAGVTDYLQKEGGTDQYTVLANRITNAVEHHRAQERVERSEQRLREIVDVLPHLLYVVDEDGNYLLANEALATFHDTTVEDIEGSNIAEVLDASAADQFRRHLDEVLEAEATQRVPEVEIADPNGETHIFEPRLQPYEFSDVDDQAVLGIAADVTERKTHERTLERTRERMQLALEHTNSVIFEIDCNTDEVVRHGAYNEFFELSADEVPTWEAHLAQAVHPDDRDQFQHFYQQLVDGERDGGQLEYRTTPEMGEVRWIRDTVSVQNESSGESRQVIGIAREITEYKEREHELKQKERRYQAIFDDPNILVGLIDTDGTVLEINETAMNYVDATREDVTGEPFWETPWFNYSESLQEDVKGWIERAADGEYVEFETDLVQPGGEQYTVEGVFRPVRDEEDDVVSLIISDREITEQKEYERELEQTNALLSTLFDTLPVGVLAEDEQRNVVAVNEQMFELFDLPGSPDEIRGTDCAQLAADVSDTFADSEAFVDRIDELIAGQEPVYNEELELADGQTYARSYHPIELSEGDGHLWVYRDITARKTRETRLATLNETTPELMAAETRTDVAEIGVEAAADVLELEASAIHLYDEQDGLVPVAQTDAGHDLIGEPPAFTGEDSIAWRVYEQGEGRAIEDVHDNPEIYNPDSPVRSELILPLGDAGILIASSPTAATFDDEDRVLAEILASNITAALEQVERTVEIRAREAELTRQNERLEEFASVVSHDLRNPLRVAEGRLELLKEDCETEQVAPIERALDRMDALIEDILTLAREGDRVSEMEDVDLGDVCDACWQHVETVEATLKITTDTTIRADRSRLQQLIENLIRNAVEHGGDDVTVTVGDIEDGFYVADDGPGIPADERDSVFDAGYSTADDGTGFGLSIVKQIVDAHGWNITITESEAGGARFEISGTEHA